The following coding sequences lie in one Verrucomicrobiia bacterium genomic window:
- the leuS gene encoding leucine--tRNA ligase — protein MSRRQYPFHLIEAKWQQAWDEQQAFRAFNPGETIPANHPFGLRHGLAGKKATANDLPPKFYILDMFPYPSGAGLHVGHPEGYTATDILARYRRAGGFNVLHPMGWDSFGLPAEQYAVKTGQHPRKTTEQNIANFTRQIKSLGFSYDWSREVATTDPEYFRWTQWIFLQIYNSWFNPETNKAEPIETLKYPPELAGPRLPSAAAGPVGESAAAEDSSAPLEAARRAYRDSKRLAYVSEAPVNWCPELGTVLANEEVIDGKSEVGGFPVIRRPMRQWMLRITAYAEKLLADLDTIDWSDSLKEMQRNWIGRSEGAEVDFQVAGSGEKIRVFTTRPDTLFGATYIVLSPEHKLVPQLTTAEQKKAVEDYKAYAAGKSDLERTELAKEKTGVFIGAYALNPVNGEQIPIWIADYVLASYGTGAIMAVPAHDTRDFEFAQKFNLPIVQVVQPNDAKTDWQGFTDDGVSVNSGFITGLPTPEAKRKITAWLEEKGLGKKTINYKLRDWLFSRQRYWGEPFPIVWKNGHHEALPVSALPVLPPTLEDYKPTPDGQPPLARATDWVNLPDGATRETNTMPQWAGSCWYYLRYLDAKNGGTFVGKEAEAYWMGVSGSSTVNSQPSTKSTPGVDLYVGGTEHAVLHLLYARFWHKVLFDLGHVSTPEPFFKLVNQGLILGEDGQKMSKSRGNVVNPDDILKEFGADAFRLYEMFMGPLQDTKPWNTKGVEGVYRFLGRVWRLFVDEKSETEFEQAETTAETQGRAELLNLIKLDARIRDVAATPAQLKTLHTCIKKVTEDLDAMRFNTAISAMMVFINDAMTWEARPVATLKTFLQLLAPFAPHLAEELWSRLSTLNPQPSTSLAYAPWPKFDASLLVESEIEIPVQVNGKLRDVIKISATASQAEMESAALASEKIKAAIEGKTVKKVVVVPKRMVNLVVA, from the coding sequence ATGTCGCGGCGACAGTATCCGTTTCATCTGATCGAAGCCAAATGGCAGCAAGCCTGGGACGAGCAGCAGGCGTTTCGCGCCTTCAACCCGGGCGAAACCATCCCGGCGAATCATCCTTTCGGACTGCGCCACGGACTGGCGGGCAAAAAAGCGACGGCAAACGACCTGCCGCCCAAGTTCTACATCCTCGACATGTTCCCCTACCCGTCCGGCGCGGGATTGCATGTCGGCCATCCGGAGGGTTACACGGCCACGGACATTCTCGCCCGCTACCGCCGCGCGGGCGGCTTCAATGTGCTGCATCCGATGGGCTGGGATTCCTTCGGCCTGCCCGCCGAGCAATACGCCGTCAAAACCGGCCAGCATCCGCGCAAGACCACGGAGCAGAACATCGCGAACTTCACGCGGCAGATCAAATCGCTCGGCTTCAGCTACGACTGGTCGCGCGAAGTAGCCACCACCGATCCGGAATACTTCCGCTGGACGCAGTGGATTTTTCTCCAGATTTACAACTCGTGGTTCAATCCCGAGACAAACAAAGCGGAGCCGATTGAAACGTTAAAATATCCGCCCGAGCTGGCTGGACCGCGGCTGCCCTCAGCCGCAGCGGGTCCGGTTGGCGAAAGCGCTGCGGCTGAGGACAGCAGCGCTCCACTCGAAGCCGCGCGCCGCGCCTACCGTGACTCCAAACGCCTCGCTTACGTCAGTGAAGCGCCGGTGAACTGGTGCCCCGAACTCGGCACCGTCTTGGCGAACGAAGAAGTCATCGACGGCAAGAGCGAAGTCGGCGGCTTTCCCGTCATCCGCAGGCCGATGCGCCAATGGATGCTCCGCATCACCGCCTACGCGGAAAAGCTGCTGGCCGACCTCGACACGATTGACTGGAGCGACTCGCTCAAGGAAATGCAGCGGAACTGGATCGGTCGCAGCGAAGGCGCGGAAGTGGATTTCCAAGTCGCTGGCTCAGGCGAAAAGATCCGCGTGTTCACCACCCGCCCCGACACGTTGTTCGGCGCGACCTACATAGTGCTTTCGCCGGAACACAAACTCGTTCCGCAACTCACGACGGCTGAACAGAAGAAAGCTGTCGAAGATTACAAGGCCTACGCCGCCGGCAAATCCGATCTCGAACGCACCGAACTCGCCAAGGAAAAGACCGGCGTGTTCATCGGCGCTTACGCCCTCAATCCCGTCAACGGCGAGCAGATTCCCATCTGGATTGCCGACTACGTGCTCGCCAGCTACGGCACCGGCGCCATCATGGCCGTGCCGGCGCACGACACCCGCGACTTCGAGTTCGCCCAGAAATTTAACCTGCCCATCGTGCAAGTCGTCCAGCCGAACGATGCAAAAACAGATTGGCAGGGTTTCACCGATGACGGCGTCAGCGTGAACTCCGGTTTCATCACCGGGCTGCCCACGCCCGAGGCGAAGCGGAAAATCACCGCCTGGCTGGAGGAAAAGGGTCTCGGCAAGAAGACCATCAACTACAAGCTGCGCGACTGGCTGTTCAGCCGGCAGCGCTATTGGGGCGAGCCCTTCCCCATCGTTTGGAAGAACGGCCATCACGAGGCGCTGCCCGTAAGCGCGCTGCCCGTGCTCCCGCCGACGCTCGAAGATTACAAACCCACCCCTGACGGCCAGCCCCCGCTCGCGCGGGCGACGGATTGGGTCAATCTCCCCGACGGTGCCACACGCGAGACGAACACCATGCCCCAATGGGCTGGCAGTTGCTGGTATTACCTGCGCTACCTCGATGCGAAGAACGGCGGCACGTTCGTCGGCAAGGAGGCCGAAGCGTATTGGATGGGCGTTTCCGGTTCATCAACCGTCAACTCTCAACCCTCAACCAAATCCACGCCCGGCGTGGATTTATACGTCGGCGGCACGGAACACGCCGTGTTGCATCTGCTCTACGCGCGATTCTGGCACAAGGTTTTGTTCGACCTCGGTCACGTTTCGACACCTGAGCCGTTCTTCAAGCTCGTCAACCAAGGGCTCATCCTCGGCGAAGACGGCCAGAAGATGTCCAAGTCGCGCGGCAACGTCGTGAATCCCGACGACATCCTCAAAGAGTTCGGCGCGGATGCATTCCGCCTTTACGAAATGTTCATGGGCCCGCTCCAGGACACCAAGCCGTGGAACACCAAGGGCGTCGAGGGCGTGTATCGTTTCCTCGGCCGCGTGTGGCGGTTGTTCGTGGATGAAAAGTCCGAGACGGAGTTTGAGCAGGCAGAAACCACCGCGGAGACGCAGGGACGCGCAGAACTGCTGAACTTGATCAAGCTCGATGCGCGCATCCGGGACGTGGCCGCCACGCCGGCGCAACTCAAGACGCTGCACACGTGCATCAAGAAAGTCACCGAAGACCTCGACGCGATGCGCTTCAACACGGCCATCTCGGCGATGATGGTGTTCATCAATGACGCGATGACTTGGGAGGCCAGGCCGGTTGCGACTCTGAAAACCTTCCTCCAGTTGCTTGCGCCCTTCGCTCCGCATCTGGCGGAGGAACTTTGGTCGAGGTTATCAACCCTCAACCCTCAACCCTCAACCTCCCTGGCCTACGCTCCGTGGCCCAAGTTTGATGCAAGCCTGCTCGTCGAATCGGAAATCGAGATTCCCGTGCAGGTGAACGGCAAACTGCGCGACGTCATCAAGATTTCCGCGACCGCCTCGCAAGCCGAGATGGAGTCCGCCGCACTCGCCTCCGAAAAAATCAAAGCGGCAATCGAAGGCAAGACCGTGAAAAAAGTCGTCGTGGTGCCCAAGAGGATGGTGAATCTGGTGGTGGCTTGA